In Glycine max cultivar Williams 82 chromosome 10, Glycine_max_v4.0, whole genome shotgun sequence, the DNA window AAAGATCGAGAAATACAAGGAGATGCTCAAGAGAATGGTTGAGGACCAAGGTGCTGATTTTGTATCATATGATCCCATTAAAGGAGAGTGGAAGATCAGGGTCAAACACTTCAGTGTCTACAAGCTGGTGCCTGGTAGATGAAAACAGTTAGATAAACGATCACAAGGTTTGGTCCATTTGGTTTGATATGGTGGAGGACAAAAGTACAGTTGATATAGTTTTAGAACCAAAGTTCTgctttaaaatgtatttttgtttttttcctgtCAATAGTGTGGatatagcttcttttttttatccacaaaaataatagtatatattaatatgataaaGCAGTACAAGGGGTACTGTTATATATACAAACATTAGTCTCCCATGCAGAGGTTTGGTTCCCTAATACAAACTATTCAGCACGAACTAAGGAACCAAAACTCAGACTGTATAGTTTACATAGATTATCCCAGCACCTACTCCTAATTCCCCCGGATTACAAAACCCTCTCTGATATTGCTGGACCAATAGTAGAAAGGTATTTCAAATCCTTTCTTGAGGTTTCTCAGCCAAGTCCAGCAGAAAAATATGGCATCCTCCATCAGCTTGTTGACGTTGAAACTGTCATTTGAAAAGACCAATCTATTTCTGTGGTGCCATACACACCATGTTAGAGAAATTCACCAGATGAGCCATCGTTGCGAATTAATACCAGGAAAGCTACTGCAGAATGAGTGCTGAAGAAAGTGTTGTCTTGGATTCTGCGGAAACACTCCCACCATGCTTATCCAAGATAAGGATTCCCACCAAAGCGGCATAATTTTATGGCAGCTGAAAAACAGATGGGCTGCCTCCTCTTCCTTATCTCAACAAAATGGGCATAATTTATCAATGATGTCAACATTTCTTCTACACAAATTGGATTTAGTGGGAAATCTATCCCGTAATAATCTCCAAGCAAAAAACGCAGCTTTACTTGGAATTTTCAACTTCCATTTGTCATGAAATACCCCATCTATATTCTCATCTCTTGAGTCCCTGTCAAGCAGTTTGTATGCGCTGCATACAGTGTATAACCCAGTTGGGTCACTCAACCACACCCACTTGTCTTGTTAATGAGCATTTATGTTGAGTCCTTGGATTTCCTCCAAAAAATTGGCAACCATAGGTATCTCATCAAATAcggtgctttttttttttccttttctacatAGTCGTTAGTGGTGAATCAGCTTGTTGctaacacaaaattttgattttcttggtAGATTTCGTTGCTGAATCATTTCGTTCTTtatgtgtgtttgttttcttttcatcgTTTGTGAAAGCTTCAATTCACTCTTTGCTTGCTTCAGAAAATtaatctcatattttttttttaggaattaagttaatttttgtGGAAATTTAGCAGAAGTGAAATGAAATGAGTAATTATTTGATTATGCAATGATAAAGTAGTAGCAATAGAACTTTGGCCTCGGTTAAATATGCTTATGATTTTTAAGTTTGACATTAATTTGATCTTGTTACCTTATGGCTTTATGGTTTCGTATCTTTTAAatccttttgtttttaaattatatggttCTTGTAATGCACAGTAAAAGTTATTTTGTTGATAAACCCTTGCAGAATGTTCTGCAACCTTTCCAATTCTTGATACAACGTTTCCTTCAAGCTCATTTGACAAAGGCTTCAGTCACTAATCACTCTGAGAATTCTGCTCATCAAACTTACTCATGTCGATATCTCTACCTGTAAGTTCTCAGGTTTATTGTAGTAGACTGTTAGTAATCAATGAATATCTAGCTTGTAAGCAATGCATACTTTTCTCAATGAGGAAACACAGAGAATTTTAGTACGGATTGTTTGACTTgtgtttcttttaaaagacaTTCACGTATTTTAGGTCAACAATTACTTTCATACTCCCTCTGCGGCATTTTCCCTTCTATAATGCATCCCTCAATTTAGAGGAGCCAAATTCAAACCTCCATTTTACTTTTGATGAAGGTTCTTAATAGAGTGATTTTTGCATGATAGGCACAAGTATTTGGACTGATAGAGTTATTTGAAGAAGGTTCTCTAACGCTTTTCTCACGTAGCTCATAGATTAGACTGAGTCGGTGAGGATTTCTTCAATAGTGGTTGTTACGTGCCTGCCTCTTTTCCTAGCAATAAGTTTTCCCGAGCTTAGTTTGCTAAGAACATGGTTTTGCTAATCAGTTTCTGTTCAATTTCATTCAAGTGGTCTTTATTTACAACCATTTAGTTTTCTTGCTTATTTCTTTGAGTTGCATGTCAGTATATGTTGTGATTTGCCAATTGACATGCATGCTTATTTACAACTTACAGGTCTGCTATTGTACAATTTCAAGCAAGGAGGAATTTGATGCTCGAGAGAGTCTTGTCATCCATTCTGTGGATTTGAATAGCCTTTATGGCTATGAAGGTGTGAATGTTGGGATTCATTTTAACAACTGGAGATTCATATATTGAAAACTAATTGTATCTGAATGTTATATGTGCAATAATATACTTTCTTTTTTCAAGAGAGTTTAAGAACACAGAATCACAGTTCAAAAGAGACGATGCTTTTATAGGATCATTCATCAATGCTTGTTCCTTCATGGATATTGCTACACAGTTCTGGTTCTTTTAGTTGAGGGATTCACTGTAATCTGGATGCAGGGATTGATTGAAATACGTTGTGTTGTGTTTTCCTCACTCACGCTATTGCTCTTACCTTATCAAGTATGTATAGTTCACATACAGGTCCTAGCTCACTTAATCAGGTTGATGGGTAATATAATCTTTGTCAGGGAAACATGGTTGATCACTTTTGATAGGATTTTTTCCTTCCAAGCATGATTTCTCCATTCACATAGGGACCGAATTCAATATCACTCAAACCAAAACTTGTTGGTAAACtcaatttaatatttctatttcaattttaatgcaATTTGAAATGGTGCTAATCTTTAGGAACTCATTCAATAAccaaatttcactttttttgaaagtttgaaaattataacattataataataaataattttaaagataaataatctGCTCTTAAAAGTAATGATGTaaagtatattatttattcctattttatcaatttggattaattaaataattgattgatttaaatctataattttttatgaatttttaagaagaaaaatctttaatttaattagctaattaattaatggtcaaaatattttgaaatttgaatttaatagtttattatccaaaattaatttaattagttatttcttgtattatttataatatcttttaatcattatattaaTGAGCAAAAATATTATGCTATATTATTGTTGATTACATTATTTAGAGTAATAGcatcataatttataaatatgtcAAGATTTTATTAGTAATATTAAGACTGAAATATCGTTGTTCTAGGTTCCCAATATATAAAGAGTTTTAGTCTAAGTCTTTGTCATCAATGAGTGTCTATTATCTTATAAAGTGATTGTTAATGTGATACTTTAGTTTGATAGTGACGCATCAATCAAGTATATTCAGACGTGGCATGATTTCATCACAGATGACTTGTCACGTAGTCAAGTCATATTTCATGTAAGTGAATACTTAGTAGAGTGTTTTagattatgattttaaaaataattttagcataaaaacttatgaattttaaaCGACTTTACAAGAatgtaatgatttttaaaattgttttaaaagacttttataattaaaattttatagtttAGAATTTAATAGATATATAACAAATGAAttctcatttaaaattattttatagatttataagattttaaagaattttttaaaacattcatAACTatgagagtgaaaaaaaaaaaacaaataaatgataagatttggataacaaataaattataagctAGGGTAACACTTCTAATACCCCACCACTTCACCTAGGCCTTTTCACAAACAGCTGGTGTACATATATTCATAAGAATAATAAAGGTGCCATTCTTATTATTGCTACCCCAATCCCACAAAACCCATTCAACACCTTAAGGAACTAATCGTCCTACAACATTAATTAGTGGTATAATATGCTGGTTAGTGGTGTTCAATAAGGtccaatcaaataataaaaatattgtttttatcaccttttatcaaataataaattagtggAACTAATCGTGCTACAACATTTTCCAATAATTCTGTAATCGTCCTATAACATATGTTGGTCAGTGGTGTTCAATCGGCAGTTAGAGCACTGAGAATTATACCACTCCCCTTTTCCCAATAACACCTCCACGTTTTCACAACCaggatttttttataagttctaaaaaatttaattgaatatcaatagattttattatactttttaaaaaatcttaattatattaattgaatatcacaagatttatctttatcatttaaaaatcttatttgaataccataatttttttttataaaaaagatactTTAAAATTCTAATGAAATACCCCTTAACATTAACAAAGGAGAATTAACAATAGGATtgatccttatttttttaatattttatttttaagaatgaaTATTTCATCGTTccatatttttagaaattaaaatagatattCACCTATTTTTtgattgaaggaataaaattgTGGTGTTTATCGCAACTTCTTAACCAGTGGGCTTAAGACAGTGATTAGCAAGATGCTTAGTATTAAAGCTAGAAGggttaaagaaaaatatgatgatAGTGGTTAGGAAGGGATGTGGGCCTACGATAATCGGGGATGATGTGTAGTGACCACTTATCTGGTAATCCTTATCCGTATTGTTATTCTCTCTCTCCACCAAATTCTGGCTGGGATTGGTTCTTCCAATAATAACCATGCCTCCTCTTTTCCGAATTTTTCAGATACCCACATCACTTATGGACATCATCACTGACCTCGCCATGTTCATTACTCCGCTTTGGATTGCGGTTATCGTCGGCGTCGTCGTGGGCTGGGCCTGGAAGCCCAAATGGGCCTTTCACCCCAAAGACGCTCTTCTCAAGTTTCGCTCCCCTCGCCCTTCCAATCCCCAAAACGACACCGCTTTCACCTTCTCCACCACCAGGCTTGTTTCCTCCGAGTTCCCAATTGCCTAATTATTTCATTTCTAATTGCTAAGTTGTAATGTCATGCAATGTAACATTTCATCTCTAATTTCAGTTCCTCCGCGCGTGAAAAAGACGCGAGTGCGAGTGCGAGTGCGAGTCATTTAGTGACGGAATACGATTTGCTGCATCTGTGGAAGTTGGTTGAGGAAAAAGACGGAGGGCCGGCATGGATTCAGATGATGGACCGTTCTACCCCGACCATGAGATATCAAGCGTGGCGTAGGGATCCTGAGGTACGCCTTACCTTACTGGATTATTTCATTCCCTTTGTAGTTGGTTGAATTGAGTGAGGTGATGGTGTATGTTTGTTAGAGTGGACCGCCGCAGTATCGGAGCAGAACAGTGTTCGAAGACGCGAGTCCTGAGTTGGTGAGGGATTTCTTTTGGGACGATGATTACAGGTTGAAGTGGGATGACATGCTCATACATGCTTCCACCATTCAGGAATGTGTCCTCACTGGAACAATGATGGTGCACTGGGTGCGCAAGgttagctagctagctagctagcttcTTCTACACTCTTTGTAGTGAAAGTTGTTTTGTGAGTTTGTTGGATTCTCATGTTAATGTTGATGTTGTGCAATTCTGGCTGGCTACAGTTTCCCTTCTTTTGTAGTGACAGAGAGTATATCATAGGGAGGCGAATTTGGGATGCTGGACGAATTTACTACTGTGTAACTAAGGTCCGTTCGTATCAAACTAATTGCTAATTAAATGCCTTCTCTGTTTGgacaaaataagttttttcataAGTTCAAATTTGGCTGTGTATAAGTTTAAGTTAATTTGCACAAGTTTTCTCATAATAGCTTTTGGCTCCAAAAGCTGATatttaacttatgcataagttaattttagtttacaGTGAAAACTTATTTCATATCTTTTCTttgtcttattttcttttcctataagtCCTTATGGAGAAATTTACCCAATTAAGGTCTAAGTTTGATTTTACTCTTTTCTTATGTCCATTCTGAAATTAAGGTTGGGTGGGTTAGCTGGATTCTTAGATTGTGTAATGCTTCAATTGGTTTGTGTTTTTTGTTGAGTCCTTGATACtagttttgtttgtttatttggaCTGGACTGTGTGTTGAGATGCTATTTTGTTGTCTTGGCTTGTCCGTAAAGAGTTAATAGCTAGTTTTTGCTAACCTTTTCGTCAGCCTTGTTATAATATGAACACTTGACTTGAGCCTTTGGCAGTATTAATTAGACTTAACTTATTCGAATTACATAAGCTATTTCCAATTTGAAACAGTAGCTGGTTGGTAATTATGACAGTGTTCTCATTCTTTCAGGAACAATCTTTTATGTTATACATATACTTCTGGATTGTGATATTGACTTGTGGTTGTTTTGCTTCTTCAGGGAGTACCTTGCCCCTCCATGCCAAGGCATAACAAGCCTAAACgagttgatttattttattcaagctggTGTATTCGTGCAGGTAACAGGCAGTTTGGAGCTAATTCTAAAAAACACTCTTTATTTAACTGTCATTTCACgtgttaataaattattaatgtgtgtacatattaaaaatataagctATGGTTTTAGAAAAGCTTACTAATTTGTAGTTTGGAATTGAGTACTGGGAAGTGGAAGTTTCttctgtatatatatatatatatatatatatatatatatataattgagaaCAAACTCAATGGAGGCTTTCAGATATTCCATTTGGAATGATTCTCTTGTCTTCGGAGAAATAGTATAGTTCTACTTCAGAGCCTTGAAGTTCACATTCAACCTTTGTGACACATGGCTTACATTAGACATATTAGATTGTTACCCTTTGCTATCTTGGTGATTTTGTTAACATCCAAACCTTATCTCACCTTAAATGGATCAGCTCAATGTAATTGAGCTCTATTAAAAACCACAACTTAAGTGAAGCCATTTAGAGCAAGGTCATTTTAATAGTTTCTCGATATTTTCTGAGGTTGTGTTCCGTTCTTTTTAATTGGGCTGGCTACCATTTGTTACACTTTTCACTCTGGAGCTTCAGTACCTTGATCATTAAAGAAGACTAAAAAGAAGCTCTAGCCAGCCCAATTAAAAAGCCCTTTTCTTTTTAGCCAGCCTATAAACTTTCTCTTGTTTGCATTCATATCATTCTTGATTCCATTTTCTCTTGTAATTCCATTCATTTAGCTCAGCATCCTCGTCTCTgctgcaaattttatttttctccctttGACACTTCACTGACCAAATTTTGCTACCATACTTCATGTTGTCTTATAGATGTGATGGTATTTTTATTGGCTGGtctcatattatatttaaaatgtgcAACTTGTGGGTATGAATTATGATATGATCCCCAGTTCTCATCTCTGTAATATTACCAACTTGCAGCTGACTGAACTGGCATTCCATGTTCTGTCTACTCCTACTTGGACtcaattttagaatttgctCCTCTCTAATTATCAATTAAGAATTAGCTATTGTctaaaaaaactcttttaagaTTTGGAATCCAATTGGGATTCAATTGAACTGGTTTTGGTTTAATATAAACGATAGAACATAATCTtaagtataattttaatcaacacGATGCCCGAAAATCTTTTTTGGGTTttctattttgttctttttggcACTTAGTgtgaaaacattaaataaacccattaaataataaatactaaatgactttgtattttaatataataataaatacttttctctgaataaaaagtttttattttttacttctcaTGATGTGCCAATGGGTTGGTCTAATGCATTGTTATGGGGCCAAATTTGAACTGTAATATGTATTACTAGTACCCCTGGTACTCaattaatatatcatattatttttgctgagcaaaaaaaaaaatgatgtgccAATgggaaaataatagaaaacccatttttaaattttgtattttttcattGTGGTTTTATAGACAATAGAGACTTAAGCACATCTGTTGCCTATATATACAGTTAAATCAAGAAAAGATGACCAGCTGACTTCATGTGAAGTGTTGTTGTTTCATCACGAAGATATGGGCATACCCTGGGAAATTGCTAAGCTTGGAGTTCGACAGGGTATGTGGGGAGCTGTCAAGAAGTTTGATCCAGGACTACGGACATATGAGAAACAAAGGGCTTCTGGTACCGCTTTGTCACCCTGTGCACGTGCTGCTAAGATCAACACTAAAGTAACCATGGATAATGTGAGGTCTCTGGAAAACACGATCAGTGACTTGTTGGAGACTGAAAATCAGGATTCTTCTGACAAGCCAGGTGGAAGGAACATACCTAAGCTTTTAATTGTTGGTGGAGCCATTGCTCTTGCCTGCACTCTTGATCAAGGACTACTGACTAAGGCAGTTATATTTGGAGTAGCCCGAAGGTTTGCAAAAATGGGAGGAAAGAGGTTGTGATACATTGCGTTTTTTGCTTTGAGAAATTGCCAGGCTCTGGCAGTAGAATTAGAAATTGAGATGTCACTTCTTGCTTTGGAGCAAGTGTTTATTCTGAATCTAGTTGGCAGCCGTGGTTCAAGAAGAATGCTATTATTCTTTCTCCATTTGTATAATCTATATGAGGCGGCTTATAACTGGAAATAGCTACATTGTATCTTTAAGTCATTAAAGATTATCATGCTGCAGGAATATCATCAATTTCCAGGTTTTTCTTTAGTTCATGTTGTTTTACTGTTAGCCCTCTCTGCCCTCTTCTTTTTTACCCCTTTGTTTGATCTGTATATCATCTTTTTCTACCGTTTGATACTGAGAAATACAGTGAACAAGATATGGTAGCTCTCAAAATTTCGTTGCATGAATGTTTATTCTGTTTGTCAAGTCCCAGTAGATAAAATGAGAAGACCGGTATTTGATGAATATTCACGGTCAACAGCCCGCAGGGTAGGTGGTTGAATTACGATTTATTTATTGGGCCTTTAATCGTGATAgttaatatacatttttaatattatattatatattaataatgtacTTAGGTAAAATTACAAGAAATGAAAGTTGGATAAAAATTTTAGATTGTTATTGACCTAACtggttcacaattttttttagttaaattggCTATTTTCTATCATTGGTTGACGTAAATTTAATCTAGAATAAAGTAGAATTAGGTTCATTAGAAATGGAAATTTCATCACAAGATATGTTAAGTTCAAATTTTATGTCTATCATTTTCTTAAGAGTTTGTTTGGTATATGGAATTTGAATTGTAAATAGAATTCTAACTATCAGAATTGAAATTGATccgaaatcataatttttatgtttaggtTGCCTAAAAAGTTgtgcaaaattataatttgaagttGAATTGTAATTAAGCgtaaaatatcatgtgatttcatagtaatagataaaaaaaaatgaaatgacaactGCCTTAAACTGACTAAAAATTAGAGATATTGATAAGATCAAAATTCTCACTTTACAACATtttaatcaaaagtaaaagaCCAGAAATACTCACACtttgaatcaattaaaaaaatgttaaagatgggaatttttaaaaaattcagttTATTCTTTATTCGAAGTGAAAAAAATCAGGTTATGTAAGAGTAACTTTAACACTAAATTttcctccaaaaaaaaaatacactaatctcttgaaaaaaatctcaaaaaataACTGTAACggtaattttattctttttggagagcaatactttttttttgtatttttaaaccATAATATTGGTACAAAATTGCtttttccaaaaataataataaatctttGTCAAAAATCTCACACGCACAGAGATCTTTTCTAAGTAAAATTAGTTGCTCTTAATTTTTCATGGGTGTCACGGTTtggctattttttttcttgttatcttacTTTTTTTAAGCACATATATTATTGTgggtaataataaaatataaatgtgtaaGACTATGGGATTTGTTTAATTCTGTTTTAGATATTGAATTGTAAGTTGTGGTATAGGAttcatttaagaattttttaaaaacaataaaaataatgtgacaTTATGAAAAAGTATGAcagtatataaaataaaatttagcatCATGATAATGAAATAGCcctaagtttttttattatatatttttctctgcACACAGCACTCGCGCACACACATTAGCAAGTTATATATTTGagagtattttaataaatataagttgtaacttagttaaatatttattctaaaatattattgGGACTATATATACACATTAATATATTCTcgcttaattttttaataaattattttcaaatgaatatATAGCAAattctatttatataattttggcCAATTCAGATTACAACTTGTTAAATAATTATAGCACTCGAGCACACACATTAGCAAGTTATAAATTTGagagtattttaataaatataagttgtaacttagttaaatatttcttctaaaatattattgagaCTATATATACACGTACATTAATATATTCTcgcttaattttttaataaagtaatttaaaatgaatatatagaaaattctatttatataattttggccaattcaaattataactttttaaataattattttaaaaaaacaagtaaaagTATATTATTACTTATGATTACTATATATTCTCTTCTCACTTCTTTTTAACGGTGCATTTGGTTCAAAAGAAAGGGGAAACGAGATTATAACGAGAACAAAGATGAGATTCTTTATTTGGTTTTAGTCGAGAGAAACATTATATAGATATTAGCCAtcatatgatgaatgtgttttGAGTGTAACCGAGGTAGTTAAGCCATAAGTGAAACCATTGCATTTTTGCATAAGAttggttctttattttttttaaaaattattttattcttttattttatttttaaatttaactcaATGTTACTCTTTCGGATCAATGACAATTTTCggttttaattagaaaataattttgaaacactttttTATTGACTAATAATGTATCGTGTTTTATTAGATTTACTtgtaaaaaacataatataacaaaaattgtTGCTCTTGAAACACACTTTTTACATGATTTTATagtatttgacttttttttttaacttttgttggatttcataatttttatgtaatgaattaaatatgataaattaaatatgataaattttacatcttgaattagttaataaataatttaaaataatgtgttaaaattgaaaataatcattattttaaaaggataacattaatccaaatttaaaagataaatgatcaaattaaatcttataaataataaagaaataaaaaataggtgAAGATCTGAAAACTAaacaaattgaaatatatactatcgttttaaaaaaatagatgtatttttaaattcacattttatatatatatatatatatatatatatatatatatatatatatatatatatatatataatcatgagAATCACTCTCTTACGCTtgagaatataaaatatttctttatttttttataatacttaaagggccaaaaaaaataaaaaataaaatattaaagaaaaatgactaaaaacataaaggaataaaagaaattgtagcctatatcaatatcatcattgtccaataatcaatacaaaataaaatataataaaaaatattcatttaaaagtttaatattaataactagATAATTTAGAATAgattaaatttaagtaaaagtGTTGAAGGTAAGTTTGAAACCCCACCCCTATACTCCAACAAAATACCAACCACCGagccaaataaatttttttttgtattcttgataattaattaaaaaataagtttaaattgaaaactgaaaaaagtttaatattttaaaattgaaacggcaacaacttaaaataaatgttttaagcATGAACTACaaggtaataaaataaaacaaattatgtaCTCATAGCTAGTGATCATGAGTACGTATATCGATAGTGTTTC includes these proteins:
- the LOC100810331 gene encoding uncharacterized protein isoform X4, giving the protein MDIITDLAMFITPLWIAVIVGVVVGWAWKPKWAFHPKDALLKFRSPRPSNPQNDTAFTFSTTSSSAREKDASASASASHLVTEYDLLHLWKLVEEKDGGPAWIQMMDRSTPTMRYQAWRRDPESGPPQYRSRTVFEDASPELVRDFFWDDDYRLKWDDMLIHASTIQECVLTGTMMVHWFPFFCSDREYIIGRRIWDAGRIYYCVTKGVPCPSMPRHNKPKRVDLFYSSWCIRAVKSRKDDQLTSCEVLLFHHEDMGIPWEIAKLGVRQGMWGAVKKFDPGLRTYEKQRASGTALSPCARAAKINTKVTMDNVRSLENTISDLLETENQDSSDKPGGRNIPKLLIVGGAIALACTLDQGLLTKAVIFGVARRFAKMGGKRL
- the LOC100810331 gene encoding uncharacterized protein isoform X3, whose product is MDIITDLAMFITPLWIAVIVGVVVGWAWKPKWAFHPKDALLKFRSPRPSNPQNDTAFTFSTTSSSAREKDASASASASHLVTEYDLLHLWKLVEEKDGGPAWIQMMDRSTPTMRYQAWRRDPESGPPQYRSRTVFEDASPELVRDFFWDDDYRLKWDDMLIHASTIQECVLTGTMMVHWVRKFPFFCSDREYIIGRRIWDAGRIYYCVTKGVPCPSMPRHNKPKRVDLFYSSWCIRAVKSRKDDQLTSCEVLLFHHEDMGIPWEIAKLGVRQGMWGAVKKFDPGLRTYEKQRASGTALSPCARAAKINTKVTMDNVRSLENTISDLLETENQDSSDKPGGRNIPKLLIVGGAIALACTLDQGLLTKAVIFGVARRFAKMGGKRL
- the LOC100810331 gene encoding uncharacterized protein isoform X1, which gives rise to MPPLFRIFQIPTSLMDIITDLAMFITPLWIAVIVGVVVGWAWKPKWAFHPKDALLKFRSPRPSNPQNDTAFTFSTTSSSAREKDASASASASHLVTEYDLLHLWKLVEEKDGGPAWIQMMDRSTPTMRYQAWRRDPESGPPQYRSRTVFEDASPELVRDFFWDDDYRLKWDDMLIHASTIQECVLTGTMMVHWVRKFPFFCSDREYIIGRRIWDAGRIYYCVTKGVPCPSMPRHNKPKRVDLFYSSWCIRAVKSRKDDQLTSCEVLLFHHEDMGIPWEIAKLGVRQGMWGAVKKFDPGLRTYEKQRASGTALSPCARAAKINTKVTMDNVRSLENTISDLLETENQDSSDKPGGRNIPKLLIVGGAIALACTLDQGLLTKAVIFGVARRFAKMGGKRL
- the LOC100810331 gene encoding uncharacterized protein isoform X2, with amino-acid sequence MPPLFRIFQIPTSLMDIITDLAMFITPLWIAVIVGVVVGWAWKPKWAFHPKDALLKFRSPRPSNPQNDTAFTFSTTSSSAREKDASASASASHLVTEYDLLHLWKLVEEKDGGPAWIQMMDRSTPTMRYQAWRRDPESGPPQYRSRTVFEDASPELVRDFFWDDDYRLKWDDMLIHASTIQECVLTGTMMVHWFPFFCSDREYIIGRRIWDAGRIYYCVTKGVPCPSMPRHNKPKRVDLFYSSWCIRAVKSRKDDQLTSCEVLLFHHEDMGIPWEIAKLGVRQGMWGAVKKFDPGLRTYEKQRASGTALSPCARAAKINTKVTMDNVRSLENTISDLLETENQDSSDKPGGRNIPKLLIVGGAIALACTLDQGLLTKAVIFGVARRFAKMGGKRL